The genomic segment AATCATGGTATCTGTTCCGCTAGCAATTTGTGGTGCTTTAATCGCTCTTGCTTGGGGCGCTGCAACAATGAATATCTACTCTCAAGTTGGTTTGATCACGCTTGTAGGCTTGATTACTAAGCATGGTATCCTTATTTGTGAAGTAGCAAAAGAAGAGCAACTTCATCACCTCAAGAATCGTATGGAAGCCGTAACCGAAGCTGCTAAAGTTCGTCTACGTCCTATCCTAATGACGACTGCTGCGATGATTGCAGGTCTTGTTCCTCTAATGTATGCAAGTGGTGCAGGTGCGGCTCAACGCTTTAGTATTGGTATTGTAATCGTAGCTGGTCTAGCGATTGGTACGTTATTTACACTGTTCGTACTGCCTGTAATTTATAGTTACTTAGCAAGTGAACACAAACCATTACCTGTTTTTGAAGAAGGTAAAGAGATTAAAGAATCTTAATGGTTAATTGTTATTAAAGGCTACTTCGGTAGCCTTTTTTTATTTCGATAGCGACAATTGGCAAGGCTTTACTTAGAATAAAGAAAATATTCAATTAAGGGTAAATAATGTTTGATCCAAAGAAACTAGAACAAGTAGCAAAACAAATTCATGACTCAATGCCTCAACCAGTAAAAGAGCTAGGTACTGATGTTGAGCAAAAAGTTCGCCAAGTTATCCAAGGGCAATTAAATAAGCTCGATGTTGTAGGTAGAGAGGAATTTGATGTTCAAACTCAAGTTCTGTTACGCACTCGCCAAAAACTAACGGCAATGGAACAAAAACTGGCTGAATTAGAAGAGAAACTATCAGAAAAGTAATACCAATCACAGTAAGTAAGTGAGCAGAAATAGCGCAGGAAAAATGCTTGAGAACAAGACGAAATTTGTTGATAAGTAGTTATTCTACAATCAAAAATTTCAATGCAGTTATCGAGCATTTTAACCAGCTAGGATGATCAGTTATTTACTACGATTGGTATAACTCGATAGAAGCATAATTTACGCATAAAAAATGGCTTAACCATCACTGGTTAAGCCATTTTTATATTCATTTGGTATTAATTAGCCACCAACTGCAATACGCTTCATATCACTCATATAGCTACGTAGCTCTTCACCAATATATTCTACTGGGTGGTTACGAATTGCTTCATTAACAGCGATTAACGTTGCATTATCAACTTGGTTTGATGCTTCACCTAAACCACGACCAATTACGTTAGTCTCAACTGATGGCATAAACTTCTCACGAAGTAGTGGCGTTGCTACATTAGCAAATAAATAGTTACCATACTCAGCCGTATCAGAAATTACTACATTCATTTCATACAAGCGCTTACGAGCAACTGTATTTGCAATTAGTGGTAGCTCATGCAGTGATTCGTAGTATGCAGATTCATCAACAATACCTGATGAAGTCATTGCTTCAAAGGCTAATTCAACACCAGCACGAACCATAGCTACAAGTAGAATACCGTTATCAAAATATTCTTGCTCTGAAATCTCTACGTCTGACTCAGGGTAATTTTCAAATGCCGTTTGGCCTGTCTCTTCACGCCAGCCTAATAGGTTCACATCATCATTAGCCCAATCAGCCATCATTGTACGAGAGAATTCACCTTGAATAATGTCATCCATATGTTTGTTATATAGCGGACGCATTAACTCTTTTAGCTCTTCAGATAGTTCGAATGCCTTCACTTTTGCAGGATTAGATAAACGATCCATCATGTGAGTAACACCACCGAACTTAAGTGCTTCAGTAATTGTTTCCCAACCAAACTGTAGCAATTTACCGGCATAACCAGGTTCAATGCCATCAGCGATCATTTTCTCATAAGATACAATTGAACCCGCTTGTAGCATGCCACAAAGGATTGTTTGCTCACCCATTAAATCTGATTTAACTTCAGCGACAAAAGAAGACTCAAGA from the Aliivibrio wodanis genome contains:
- the ilvC gene encoding ketol-acid reductoisomerase — encoded protein: MANYFNTLNLREQLDQLGRCRFMDREEFATEADYLKGKKVVIVGCGAQGLNQGLNMRDSGLDVAYALRQAAIDEQRQSYKNAKENGFEVASYEKLIPQADLVVNLTPDKQHTNVVETVMPLMKEGAALGYSHGFNVVEEGMQIRKDITVVMVAPKCPGTEVREEYKRGFGVPTLIAVHPENDPKGEGWDIAKAWAAGTGGHRAGCLESSFVAEVKSDLMGEQTILCGMLQAGSIVSYEKMIADGIEPGYAGKLLQFGWETITEALKFGGVTHMMDRLSNPAKVKAFELSEELKELMRPLYNKHMDDIIQGEFSRTMMADWANDDVNLLGWREETGQTAFENYPESDVEISEQEYFDNGILLVAMVRAGVELAFEAMTSSGIVDESAYYESLHELPLIANTVARKRLYEMNVVISDTAEYGNYLFANVATPLLREKFMPSVETNVIGRGLGEASNQVDNATLIAVNEAIRNHPVEYIGEELRSYMSDMKRIAVGG